DNA from Ammospiza caudacuta isolate bAmmCau1 chromosome 6, bAmmCau1.pri, whole genome shotgun sequence:
TGGGGGAAAAAGCAACCAAGGGAGTTTGAGTTTGGAGGGTTTGATTTGACTCTGATTGGATTCTTTGTCTTTGACCCCAGCTAAAGACAGTGGAGACTCTCTTGGGCAGCCCAGCTAAGGTGGGAGAAGTGATTGTGCTGGGGATGATCACTCAGCTCAAGGAGGTGAGTTCCTTTATGCTGTGGGGTCTCTGATCACAGCTCACTCAGTACTGTAATgcattaaaaatgagaaaacttaAATATCTCACACTGACTTATTCTGAGAGACTTTTCCACAAGCATTCAGTGCCAGTGTGTGTGGAAATGTCTTTATTTGTCTTCCCACTATAAAATTTTTATGTCAGCAACCAGAAGcagtgaggatttttttggctTGTCCCTTTGAGAGGCTCGAGCTTCCAGTGGCTGAGTTTGGAGTTGCCAGTGCCCTGCATTGTGATTTTAGGGAGGGGAACACCAGCAATCCcaactgcagcagctcccagggaagctgctgaGATACATTTCCTATAAATgacattattttcatttcttgccGTCTTAAAACATTAAACCAACCAAATGATTTCTGAATGCTGACTGATAGATGTTTCTGATTGAAGTATTTGTGTGTCTGGtatattttgctttattaatGAATCCTGTTTTGTAGGGGAAGTTTTTCCTAGAAGACCCCACAGGAGTGGTGCAGCTAGACCTTAGTAAAGCAATATCCTTTTGTTGTGATGGAATTTCCTGTAGAGCTGCAGGATCTGAAATGGAACAGCAAATCAATGCTGACCATTCAGAATTCCAtcttgggagctgcagctctttctCCTTCGTTTGCAATTCCTTGTCCTGCCTTTCCCTTGGACATTGGACTTTCCCTCCCCATGGAagcagagcctgctccagtTCCTGGGCTCTCTCTGGACTTACCTGCTCAGGTACCAGGGAATTTCCAGGCTCTTCAGGCAGCCTGTGACCTTTCAGTGCTGTCCAAATCCATTAGCAAAATTTTGGTTCAAAAACTTActttaagaaaaatacattCCTTAACCTTGCTGCACCAGTTCCACAGTGGGTTATACACTGAATCCTCCTTTGTTCTGGCAGAAGGTAAAGCAGACTGGGTTTATGTTTTAGCTTGTAATAAATTATTCTGCTCAAGCTGTGGCTGAGCAGAGAAGTCTCATTTTGGTGACCATCACTGAGATTTTTGGCCTTCAGCTTTTTGCTGTGACTCTGGAGGCAGagaggaggaatttgggggttttggggaatgTGAGCAGCTTTGAGGATTGGCCCCAGCATGCTTGGAGAAGTTATGAGTGGATTAGGAAGACAGCCTGGAATAACCAGAGGAACGATTTAATGATCTGAAAatactgctctgtgctggcaaagcTTTTTAATGAGGCTTCTCATTAGGATGATGTAAGAGCTTGCAGTTTTGGAGCCTtgttttagcaaaaaaaaaaaaaaaaaagagaggaaaaaaaaagaggctaTTTCTGTCTGTGGAATGTTCCTCTGTGCAAGATCCAGGATCTCAGTCTGTTTTCTGGGGTGTTTTATGCTTGTAGGAAGAAGCTGGGAGCAGAAATGAGAGTggggataaataaataaataaatcaccAAGTTCCTTCTGTTCTCAACAGTGGGGTTTGAGACAAggaggagcactgggatggggccaGCAAAATCAGGCAATCCTTGTGTGCTTCAGGGGTTGTTCTGTGGCTGTGCAGCAAATCCACTCACAGGAATAGCTGGGGTTTAAAAACAAAGTTGATTTCCTTCTCAGCCCTTTTTCCACCCAGCTCATTCCCTGCTCTGGTTCTGCTGCCCCCAGAGAGGGATTGAtggaggctggggctggcagtgcagcACGGCTGCCAGCTCTGACTAATGTCTGGGACATGATGCTCTTAGAAAAACTCAAGGGttcttttgctgttttgctCTTCCAAAACCTCCTAGGCTGGTATGAAGATGAAGTTTTCCATGTGAACGCTTTTGGATTTCCGCCCACTGAGCCTTCTGCTACCACGAGGTACAAAAGTGGCTTTTGGCAGCCTCACTCCATGTTTTCCCTGGGCTTTCTAAGTCAGATCATTGTTATTTTGTAATTTCTCTGACATTCAAGTCTGTtattcttcctcctccccaaatgctttaaaataaatcccattttaagAAAGCAGTTCTGGGCTTGGAGGCACTGTAGGGTTGGCAGAAAAACCCTTCCAAAAGCCTTTGGGTTGTGCTTATTAATGGAAATTGGGATGTAAACCCTTCTCAATGGCCAAGCCAGGCAACTGTTCCATGGGAATCATAAATTCCTTGTTGCTGAGAGAGTGGatccctgggacagtgggagtggaatggatcccatcccactggaatgggatgagctctAAAGTCCCTTTGTacccaaaccatgctgggaTCCTGACTGGGGCATTTCAATGCTGCAGAGCCTTCTATGGGAACATCAACTTCTTTGGAGGCCCTTCCTCAACATCAGTGAAGGCTTCTGCCAAGCtgaagcagctggagcaggagaatGAGGATGccatgtttgtgtttgtgtctgaTGTGTGGCTGGACCAAGCAGAGGTGCTGGAAAAGCTTCACATGATGTTTTCAGGTAGGTGAGAGTTGCTTCCACTCTAAACCTTGTTTGCCTGATTTGTTTCCATAAATTCTCAGTACAAATAGGGTTTTGACCAGGAGCCATTTTCTGGGCTGTGATAGGAATGTTTCCCTTGCTCCTGAAAGTTCTTCCTGGGCTTAACCTGAAGATTAATTCCTTAGTTCAGGGAGATGAGCATTGCTGCCCACTGCCagatgggagattgggaattgggaattctggctgggagggtggagagggactgggatggaattcccagagcagcccctggatccctggcagtgcccaaggccaggctggatgggcttggagcagcctgggacagtgggaggtgtccctgtcatggcaggggtgggatgggatgggatgggatttaaggtcccttccagcccaactCACTGCAGGATTCTGGGATCAGTAATGGGGACAGCACTGGATAAAACATTTATGCAATATAAAGGAGCATTTCTGAATTGCTCCTTGAGTTTGGGAACagcctgtccctcctgcctgggGCACCATGGAAGTGTGAGTTTCAAACCAGCCCAGAATTCAGGGTgggaggctgctgctcagcaaaaGGGAGCTGGACACAAATGAGCAGAGTCATGCAGGAGTTCCAAACCAGTTCAGTGTCTGGATCAGagctgggcaccctgggctcGAGGCAGGCCTGCAggtgctgagggcagggagggactTTGCTCCCTGAGCTTTGTGTGCTGAGCTCCCCTGGCAGGGATGCTCACCTTGCATTTGCTATTCTGAGACTTTCACAGGCCAGTAATAACCTTAATTGTCAACTGAACGAGCAGCTGTGGGGGAGAGCAAGGGAAAATATTGATGAGCCATTTCTCTGGGCTAAGCAATTCTGTTCTATTTACCAGCCCTTTGAAAAGCAGTGAAGTAAATCCAAGTGTGATTCTGTGTGTCAGGAAAATGGAGAGGAACTGGGGTGTGAGATGAATGCCTGAGTAgctgtttctatttttatttcagggaTGGGAATCAggtttccttttccccccctttgcTTTGAAGCAGTTAATGGGTGAGGTTGTGAGCACTCATCAGATCCTCAAGCTGCTCAGGCAATTCCAGTTACTGTTGCTTTGTCATGCCAGAGGGGGAATTGGATGTTGGGAGAGCCCTTAAATTGGGATGATCAGGGAGGTTAATAGCAGCCCAATGCTGCctgtttgctgttttcttcttgaaggcaataatgcatttaaaaatggcattatttataataattgCACTTGGTGTGATTCTGTGGCTGGGGCAGGAGTTGGATGCACACAAacactgctggagctcagcctggaaatGCCACAGGGCTCCCTCAAAGTGACATTTGTGCATTGCCATCCCCTTTCTGAGCTGAAAACAGCCTGGATCAAGAAAATCAGTCAGGTGTATAAATAGCAGCAGAGCCTGAAGTGCTGTTTGagttcctgcttttcctgggatgggctgggtgCTGGAAGTGGACGGGCACAGATGGGTACAGATACTCACAGAtcctctcttctcccaggttATTCCTCTGCACCTCCCAcctgctttttcttctgtggaaaTTTTTCATCTGCACCATATGGCAAAAATCAAATCCAGTCCCTGAAAGGTGAGGTCCTTGCAAACAGCCAGACACGTGCACTGAGTTAAAATCATGCTGGCAAACAAATgaagagagcagaaaagaaacCCTTTCAGCAGAGGGGGATCCACCCAaggtgtgtttgtttgtttatttctaACCAGGTGTTGTGCCCTGCTTTTCCCAGGTTCTTTGAAGGCTCTGGCAGATATTATATGTGAATATCCCAGCATCCACCAAAGGTACAGAGCAGGGGGAAATCTGTTTATTTTGTGAAGCCTTTAATTGCTTGCAGAAGCTGAGAGTTACCCTATTTTCTGTGTCTTGTGAGGCAGCTGTGATCAGataaaaagctgcttttgtaACAGGCCTGCAGCTTTGTTTGGGAGCAGGGTGAGCTTGATTTTATCTAAAATAGCTTGGGCATGGAAAGTGCTAAGGAGGGAGCCAAGGTCTCTCCCTGGGATacttccctggctcctgctctctGAATTCAGAACATCAGACCCAGTTTTTAGATCAGTTTATACAAAAGTGATTtgttaaacttttttttttttctggttattttttttgcaGTAGCCGATTTGTGTTTGTCCCTGGTCCTGAAGATCCTGGGCCTGGTTCCATTTTACCAAGGTCAGTTTGCTTCCCTTCCTGACATCTTGGAATTTTGAGTGAAATTTGAGTTAAAGATGGTAAGAGTCTTTGTTGATACCtctgttatttattttagaCCTCCCCTGGCTGAAAATATCACTCAGGAATTCAGACAGCTGGTGCCATTTTCAGTTTTCACCACAAATCCCTGCAGGTAACCATGTAACTgctaattttataaaataaattatgtgcaaatataattttcaaagCATGTAAATATTGAGGAAAATTTGCCttaaatttttcaaattaatagaactCTTCACGTTCATGAATTGTAACTAGTTTTAAATGCACTAAGACATAAAAAATCAGTGAAGAAAGGATGTAGTGCTAAGAAAATGATATTGAATATAAAAATCCTGCTGAAAAGCATCATAAGGGAAAGTATTCTTTTCATTCAATTGTCTGTATTAGAGGGAGATCAACTTTCTAATGCATCTCCCTCATTTTCAGGTTAACCTGAATTAATTTCCCTGCTGTTTTCACTCAGGGTTCAGTACTGCACCCAGGAAATCATTATTTTCCGGGAAGATTTGGTCAACAAAATGTGCAGGAACTGTGTTCGCTTCCCAAGCAGCACCATGGACATTCCCAACCATGTGAGTGAGTTAATTCACCAATTTTTGCCAAGATTTTTGATTTTATTGAtcagcagggctggatttgggggctcTGATGCTCATTTTTGTGCCACATTGCATGAGTAACCCAGAGGGGTTGTGAGAAGGATTTATACATTGagaattcttatttttcttgaCATTTTGACAGCAAAATAACTCAAACCATGATAGTTTAAGGTGGGATTGAGTGACTCTATCACACTGGAGCTGCCCTTGAGCACAGAACTTCAGAGCAGCAACCAAACCTCAATGTCCTGCCAAGAAACACTGATTCCTAAAGGCAAATTTGAATGGAAatcacaatttttttaaagatttgatTGGTTACCCAGTGCCATTTGCAGTAGAGCAGCAAATTCCTCTAAAATTCATCTGCTTGTTTTGTCTCCTCAGCTGAAATTGAAATTCTGCTTCTCACCCATCTGTGAGCTCTGGGTTGTGGTTGCACTTAATGAAtccacagcaggagctgaggggatTGACTGAAATAATGGATGAGAACCATCCAGGTAGTCCTGGCTGATTGCAGTGGTGGATGGAGtcaggttttatttgttttacaggagtttctgtgtttgtttgccTCAGAAAGGTGTTTTAGCTGAGTGTTTCTGTGAACACCCCATGGACACTGAGCTACCTTGGTTTTGGGGGCACATTTCAATTCCTGACTCTTCCCTGTCCTCTtgcaagggaaggaaatgtggaaTTGCAGCACTTTCTGCAGGTTGTTTTTTTGCATACTCCacttttcctctgcctttttgGCCTATTTTAATTCAGCCATCAGTGGGAAAAGAAACAAGAGAGAGGGAAATTTTGtcccaaagaaaggaaaatcatcTGGGAATCAAAGGATTTCTTCAGTTCAGGGAAAAGACTTTTTAAGTGTGGTTAACTGGAAAGcagtaaggaaaataaaagccaaaaaatgAGAGTTGTGGCAGTGTTGGTGCTTTCTGGGCTGGAGGAACAGGTAAGGGATTCTCCTGGAGAGTCTGACTGATGAGATAATTGTGACATCTTCAAATGCTGGCCTTTAAAAAGGCCTTTGTGTATTAAAACCTCCACAactgaagaaaggaaggagcagctcACTGCTTTACTCTGGAAATCATTAATAATCAGCAGGAATGagatacaaaaaaaccccaaacatttccAGTTTTAAAAAGGTTCTTTATTAACCCACACTGACACGTGCAGGGGTGAACTGAGCTTGCAGTAAATGCTTCAAACCaagatttggggggttttatttgCAGTTTGTGAAGAGCATTTTATCCCAGGGGTTATGCTCGAAACCAAGTgtttgtggagttttttgttcattttttaaaatatttgtttggttggttgggtttttttgttttttggttgcAGTTTGTGAAGACCATTTTATACCAGGTGTAATGCTTAAAACCAAGTttgtggggttggtttttttttgttttggtgggtttgttttgttttggttttaatttttgtttggttttggtttgttttgtttttttttgtttcagtttgtgaAGACCATTTTATCCCAGGTGTAATGCTTAAAACCAGGTGTTTGaggatttgtttattttgttgcaGTTTGTAAAGACTTTTTTATCCCAGGGGTAATGCTTAAACCCAagtgtttgtgggttttgtttttcttgtggttattttttttgtggtttttttttttttttaattttttgtttttggcttttttttgttgcagtttGTTAAGACCATTTTATCCCTGGTGTAGTGCTCAAAACCAAGTGTTTGTGGAGTTGTTGCAGTTTGTAAGGACCATTTTATCCCAGGTGTAATGCTTAAAACCAAATGTttgtgtgtttggggtttttttgttttggttttttttggttgttttttttttttctg
Protein-coding regions in this window:
- the POLE2 gene encoding DNA polymerase epsilon subunit 2 isoform X2, which encodes MEPERLRRRLSSAFRLRGLVLRPDALKYLTEAFQSTSEGELDEIIENVIDAVEKQPLSSNMIEQPLVEAAVQECSRAPDEAIENVFNIIGAFDIPRFIYNSERKKFLPLAMTDLPRPSLFGTARDKAELFRERYSILQQRTHRHELFTPSPVDAHPDDSKNKFQLKTVETLLGSPAKVGEVIVLGMITQLKEGKFFLEDPTGVVQLDLSKAQFHSGLYTESSFVLAEGWYEDEVFHVNAFGFPPTEPSATTRAFYGNINFFGGPSSTSVKASAKLKQLEQENEDAMFVFVSDVWLDQAEVLEKLHMMFSGYSSAPPTCFFFCGNFSSAPYGKNQIQSLKGSLKALADIICEYPSIHQSSRFVFVPGPEDPGPGSILPRPPLAENITQEFRQLVPFSVFTTNPCRVQYCTQEIIIFREDLVNKMCRNCVRFPSSTMDIPNHFVKTILSQGHLSPLPVYVSPVFWAYDYSLRVYPLPDLLVTADKHDPFSVTSSECLCINPGSFPRSGFCFKVFYPSNKTVEDSKLQGL